From one Brachypodium distachyon strain Bd21 chromosome 4, Brachypodium_distachyon_v3.0, whole genome shotgun sequence genomic stretch:
- the LOC100834052 gene encoding probable GTP diphosphokinase RSH3, chloroplastic, translated as MSLSAISLYTSPPGAVYSSEFDPSCRGSSPCTTATPPPPGTSHRPSAVAGGLSCLFSSPAAAAAPPRAPAHDELGALWHDGSDDLSFGGSYSHSSSPLKRRDLHHHHHHSPVSVFQGPSSSPASRSPPASWLTGRERERLFSGFVRNALGSCIDYVPATSPRPELGGGELAFELDENLPEASPACEPYARELLAGAQARHRIFHEELVVRAFFEAEKAHHGQTRASGDPFLQHCVETAVLLAKIGANSTVVSAGLLHDTIDDSFVDYDHIFHMFGAGVADLVEGVSKLSHLSKLARDNNTASRTAEADRLHTMLLAMADARAVLIKLADRVHNMKTLEALPLVKQQRFAKETMEIFVPLANRLGIASWKDQLENLCFKHLNPEEYTELSSKLTETFDEALITSAVDTLDEGLREAGVSYRNLSGRHKNLYSVYSKMLKKNLTMDEVHDIHGLRLVVDKEEDCYQALEVVHKLWPQVTGRFKDYISRPKLNGYRSLHTVVLSEGVHPFEVQIRTKEMHLQAEYGFAAHWRYKEGSCRHSFVLQMVEWARWVLTWQCEAMNKEHSSCQVNSDAIRPPCPFPLHSEECAYSYTRQCNHEGPLFVILLEHDKMSVQEFPAGSTVMDLMDRVGANSPRWSPYSVPMKEDLRPKVNHEPISNLRRPLGMGDVVELTPALPDKSLTEYREEIQRMYDCGGFALAATRGSRGGSRR; from the exons ATGTCTTTGTCGGCGATTTCCCTGTACACCAGCCCGCCGGGCGCGGTCTACTCTTCCGAGTTTGATCCGAGCTGCCGTGGCTCGTCGCCGTGCACCACCGcgacgcccccgccgccgggaACCTCCCACCGCCCGtctgccgtcgccggcggcctgtcctgcctcttctcctccccggCCGCAGCGGCTGCGCCGCCCCGTGCCCCGGCGCACGACGAGCTCGGCGCGCTGTGGCACGACGGATCCGACGACCTGAGCTTCGGTGGCAGCTACTCCCACTCGTCCTCGCCGCTCAAGCGGCGTGaccttcaccaccaccaccaccacagcCCCGTGTCGGTGTTCCAGGGGCCGTCGTCCTCTCCGGCGTCCCGGAGCCCGCCGGCCTCTTGGCTCACCGGCCGCGAGCGCGAGCGCCTTTTCTCTGGCTTTGTGCGCAACGCGCTGGGCTCCTGCATCGACTATGTCCCCGCCACCAGTCCGCGGCCTGAGCTaggtggcggcgagctcgCGTTCGAGCTCGACGAAAACCTCCCGGAGGCGAGCCCCGCCTGCGAGCCCTACGCCCGCGAGCTCCTCGCCGGTGCCCAGGCTCGCCACCGCATCTTTCATGAGGAACTCGTCGTGAGGGCCTTCTTCGAGGCCGAGAAGGCTCACCACGGTCAG ACGCGGGCGAGCGGTGATCCATTCTTGCAACATTGCGTGGAGACGGCCGTGCTACTGGCCAAGATCGGGGCGAACTCGACGGTCGTCTCTGCTGGGCTTCTGCACGACACCATTGATGATTCATTCGTGGACTATGATCACATCTTCCACATGTTCGGGGCTGGTGTGGCGGATCTCGTGGAAGGG GTTTCAAAGTTGAGCCACTTAAGCAAGCTTGCTCGTGATAACAACACAGCAAGCAGAACTGCTGAAGCAGATCGCTTGCATACAATGCTTCTTGCAATGGCCGATGCGCGGGCTGTGCTAATAAAGCTAGCGGATCGTGTGCATAACATGAAGACTTTAGAAGCTTTGCCTTTGGTCAAACAACAACGATTTGCTAAGGAGACTATGGAGATCTTTGTGCCTTTGGCCAATCGATTGGGGATTGCTAGCTGGAAGGACCAACTAGAAAATCTTTGCTTCAAGCATTTGAATCCAGAGGAGTACACGGAGTTGTCATCAAAACTTACAGAAACCTTTGATGAAGCGCTAATCACGTCTGCTGTGGATACACTAGATGAAGGTTTGAGGGAGGCAGGAGTCTCATATCGCAATCTTTCTGGAAGACACAAAAACCTCTACAGTGTTTACTCCAAGATGCTGAA GAAGAATTTAACAATGGATGAAGTCCATGACATTCATGGCCTGCGTCTTGTGGTTGACAAGGAGGAAGACTGCTACCAAGCACTTGAGGTTGTTCATAAACTCTGGCCCCAAGTTACTGGAAGATTTAAAGACTACATATCACGTCCAAAGTTAAATGG GTATCGTTCATTGCACACTGTTGTCTTGAGTGAAGGCGTTCACCCTTTTGAAGTCCAGATCCGCACAAAGGAGATGCATCTACAGGCTGAGTATGGATTTGCTGCACATTGGAGGTACAAGGAAGGTTCGTGCCGGCACTCCTTTGTACTTCAGATGGTGGAATGGGCAAGATGGGTGCTTACGTGGCAATGTGAAGCAATGAACAAGGAACATTCGTCGTGTCAAGTAAACAGCGATGCGATCAGGCCGCCCTGCCCATTTCCGTTGCATTCTGAGGAGTGCGCTTACTCATACACCCGCCAATGCAACCACGAAGGACCCTTATTTGTTATTTTACTCGAACATGACAAG ATGTCTGTGCAAGAATTCCCAGCGGGCTCAACTGTAATGGATCTCATGGACCGAGTGGGCGCCAACAGTCCAAGATGGAGCCCCTACAGCGTGCCCATGAAAGAAGACCTTCGACCGAAGGTCAATCACGAGCCTATAAGCAATCTGAGAAGGCCTCTCGGCATGGGGGATGTGGTGGAGCTGACACCGGCCCTTCCTGACAAGTCGCTGACCGAGTACCGGGAAGAGATTCAGCGCATGTACGACTGCGGTGGCTTCGCCCTTGCCGCCACTCGGGGCAGCCGTGGAGGATCAAGACGCTGA